The Cucumis melo cultivar AY chromosome 5, USDA_Cmelo_AY_1.0, whole genome shotgun sequence genome has a segment encoding these proteins:
- the LOC107992309 gene encoding sister chromatid cohesion protein SCC2-like — translation MELGYKKASSPGPDTVESGQSVPVAAGAGDTNICGGIVQLYWERILGRSLDLNGQVHQIALKAIVSLWVGAVISSWCNFIIVLYVGHFLLEEDDKFLDKV, via the exons ATGGAATTAGGCTATAAAAAGGCATCTTCTCC TGGCCCTGACACTGTGGAGAGTGGCCAAAGTGTACCTGTTGCTGCTGGTGCCGGAGATACCAACATTTGTGGTGGTATTGTTCAGTTGTATTGGGAAAGGATTCTGGGACGAAGCTTAGATTTAAATGGCCAAGTTCATCAAATTGCCCTCAAG GCCATAGTAAGCTTGTGGGTTGGTGCTGTGATTAGTAGCTGGTGCAATTTCATAATTGTCTTGTATGTTG GTCATTTTCTACTAGAGGAGGATGATAAGTTTCTAGATAAGGTTTGA